In a genomic window of Curtobacterium sp. MCBD17_035:
- the era gene encoding GTPase Era — MTTTGSTSDTAGTPFRAGFVSFVGRPNVGKSTLTNALVGEKVAITSSKPQTTRRAIRGVVHRPDGQVVIVDTPGVHRPRTLLGERLNDLVQATLGDVDVIGFCVPANEPIGPGDRFINAQLDAHPRARTIAIVTKTDRASREQVAAQLLAVSELRDWDAIVPTSGIRGTQLDELLDEVVRLLPESPALYDAETVTEETASDRVAELVREAALEGVRDELPHSLAVVIDDMVERDDEDDDTLDVYVNLFVERDSQKAIVIGRGGERLRDVGSRARAEIERLLGRHVYLNIRVKVAKEWQRDPKQLGRLGF, encoded by the coding sequence ATGACCACCACTGGATCCACCAGCGATACCGCCGGGACCCCCTTCCGGGCCGGGTTCGTCTCGTTCGTCGGCCGCCCGAACGTGGGCAAGTCGACCCTGACGAACGCCCTCGTCGGCGAGAAGGTCGCCATCACCTCCTCGAAGCCCCAGACCACCCGACGCGCGATCCGCGGCGTCGTGCACCGGCCCGACGGGCAGGTCGTCATCGTCGACACGCCCGGGGTCCACCGGCCCCGGACGCTGCTCGGGGAGCGCCTCAACGACCTCGTGCAGGCGACCCTCGGTGACGTCGACGTCATCGGGTTCTGCGTGCCCGCGAACGAGCCGATCGGTCCCGGCGACCGGTTCATCAACGCGCAGCTCGACGCCCACCCGCGCGCGCGCACGATCGCGATCGTCACGAAGACCGACCGCGCCTCACGTGAGCAGGTGGCGGCGCAACTGCTCGCGGTGTCCGAACTGCGCGACTGGGACGCGATCGTGCCGACGTCGGGGATCCGCGGCACCCAGCTCGACGAACTCCTGGACGAGGTCGTGCGGCTGCTGCCGGAGTCGCCCGCGCTCTACGACGCCGAGACCGTGACCGAGGAGACCGCGAGCGACCGCGTCGCCGAGCTCGTCCGCGAGGCCGCGCTCGAGGGCGTCCGCGACGAACTGCCGCACTCCCTCGCGGTGGTGATCGACGACATGGTCGAGCGGGACGACGAGGACGACGACACGCTCGACGTGTACGTGAACCTCTTCGTCGAGCGGGACAGTCAGAAGGCGATCGTCATCGGGCGCGGGGGTGAACGCCTGCGGGACGTCGGCTCCCGGGCGCGCGCGGAGATCGAGCGGCTCCTCGGGCGACACGTCTACTTGAACATCCGGGTGAAGGTCGCCAAGGAGTGGCAGCGCGACCCCAAGCAGCTCGGTCGTCTCGGGTTCTGA